AGAGGAAGCGGCTAAGCTTGTTCAAAAGGGGCTTCTTCATGAAAAGCTTATTCCCATGGACCAGGCTGTCTTCCACCTGCCCAAAGTCCAGTTAACAGCCGTGCAGTCCGGGAATGCTCTTCAAGGCAAAAAAATCACATTAATCTCGGTGCCTTCAGTAGGCGTTTCTGGGGAAAAGCTGTTTCGGGCATATGGCCCGAATGATAAGTTCTTAGGCATATTCGAATGGAAATGTGACCAGCATCTCTTGCAACCCGTCAAAGTATTCCTGTAAAATAGCCCGTGATGCAGGCAAAGATGGTAGGTGAACATACATGATGGAAATGATTCATTTGAATTACCCTATTGATAAGTCCGTAATATCCAAGCTTCCTGAGAAACAGGTCATGGCGATCGGCCAGTTTGACGGGGTTCACTTAGGACATCAGGAAGTAATAGGGCGTGCCCTCAGCATGGCTTCTGAGAAGAAGATTCCTTCGGCCGTTATGACTTTTTATCCGCATCCTAAAGAAGTACTGGGGCAGCAAATATATACCGATGTTATCACCCCCTTGGACCATAAAATGGACTGTTTGGAAAAGCTCGGGATTGATTATGCTTATGTACTGCATTTTGATGAATCCCTTATGAAGCTGTCTGCCGAAACTTTTGTAGAGGAAGTATTAATTCCCCTTAACGTTGCCGACTTGGTGATCGGATTTGATTTTACTTTCGGTTACAAGGGTCTGGGTACTCCTGATAAGTTGATAGAGTGGAGTAATGGCCGATATGGGGTTGAAGTCGTGAGTCCTTTTACTCAAAACGGGATCAAAACAAGCAGTACAGAGATCCGATCCGCACTAAAAGACGGAGATGTAATGTATGCAAACGAGCTTCTGGGACGCTATTATTCCATACGCGGGAAGGTAATCGGAGGAGACCGCCGGGGACGTACCATTGGATTCCCTACTGCCAACATGGACATCAAAGAGCCGTATGTAACACCGGCAATCGGAGTGTACGCTGTGTATACCTGGGTAAAAGGGAAACGGTATAAAGGTGTAATGAGTATAGGTACAAAGCCTACATTCAGTTCTGACAAGAGGATTACCCTTGAAGTGCATATACTGGATTTTCATGAGACCATTTATGGTGAAGACATACAAGCGGATTTTGTCTGTTTTCTGCGCCCGGAAAAGAAATTTTCTTCAGTTGAAGCTTTGGTGGCCCAAATTCAGCAGGATGTGAAAGCAGCCGAAACAAAATTAGCTTAATTTTCATGTCCTGATTGCTTCTGGCGGACGCTTATGATATACTAAACAACGCCTGCAATGCTACAACAAAGCATAAAGGCAACGAACCTTAGCTTGGATTTGCGAGACACCGACGCTTTCTGGGCTAACGGCGATTCTTTTAACAGGAACAGGAGGTGACAAGGATGGCATTAACTCAAGAACGCAAACAGCAGTTGATTCAAGAACATAAGGTGCACGACACGGATACTGGATCTCCGGAAGTGCAAGTAGCTATCCTTACGGAAAACATTATCAACTTGACTAATCACTTGCGCACTCACAAGAAAGATCATCATTCCCGTCGCGGTCTTCTGAAAATGGTAGGTCAACGCCGTAAATTGCTGGCATACCTGAAGAACAACGACGTCAAGCGCTATAGTGCATTGATCGAGAAGCTTGGTTTACGTAGATAGGACCGGCACACAGTAAAGCAACCCTGCTGTTCTTTGGTAGCGAGCTCTAGCCGAGCTTGCCGAAAGGCTAACGGGTTGCTTTTTGTTATATTTTTAAATTATAAAAAGAAGGAAATACTATACATACGCAGAAATACTATGAGATTCGGGTAACAGCACTTGTACAGCATGATGAAGAATCTTAGCGTAAGAAGCATTTTCTTCAAAAACTTCTAGGAGGTTGAGTATGGTTAAGATCGTCGAAATGGACTTGGCAGGAAGGCCACTATCACTTGAGACAGGCCGTCTTGCCAAGCAAGCCAATGCATCGGTACTTGTCCGGTATGGCGATACCGTTGTATTGTGTACGGTCACGGCGTCCAGTGAGCCAAAGGATCTGGATTTTTTTCCGCTGACAGTGAACTATGAAGAAAGATTATATGCCGTAGG
This Paenibacillus larvae subsp. larvae DNA region includes the following protein-coding sequences:
- the rpsO gene encoding 30S ribosomal protein S15, with the translated sequence MALTQERKQQLIQEHKVHDTDTGSPEVQVAILTENIINLTNHLRTHKKDHHSRRGLLKMVGQRRKLLAYLKNNDVKRYSALIEKLGLRR
- a CDS encoding bifunctional riboflavin kinase/FAD synthetase, with protein sequence MMEMIHLNYPIDKSVISKLPEKQVMAIGQFDGVHLGHQEVIGRALSMASEKKIPSAVMTFYPHPKEVLGQQIYTDVITPLDHKMDCLEKLGIDYAYVLHFDESLMKLSAETFVEEVLIPLNVADLVIGFDFTFGYKGLGTPDKLIEWSNGRYGVEVVSPFTQNGIKTSSTEIRSALKDGDVMYANELLGRYYSIRGKVIGGDRRGRTIGFPTANMDIKEPYVTPAIGVYAVYTWVKGKRYKGVMSIGTKPTFSSDKRITLEVHILDFHETIYGEDIQADFVCFLRPEKKFSSVEALVAQIQQDVKAAETKLA